A window from Corynebacterium singulare encodes these proteins:
- the cmx gene encoding chloramphenicol efflux MFS transporter Cmx, whose protein sequence is MPFALYMLALAVFVMGTSEFMLAGLLPAIATELDVSVGTAGLLTSAFAVGTVVGAPVMAAFARRWPPRLTLIVCLLVFAGSHVIGAMTPVFSLLLITRVLSALANAGFLAVALSTATTLVPANQKGRALSILLSGTTIATVVGVPAGALLGTALGWRTTFWAIAILCIPAAVGVIRGVTNNVGRSETSATSPRLRVELSQLATPRLILAMALGALINGGTFAAFTFLAPIVTETAGLAEAWVSVALVMFGIGSFLGVTIAGRLSDQRPGLVLAVGGPLLLTGWIVLAVVASHPVALIVLVLVQGFLSFGVGSTLITRVLYAASGAPTMGGSYATAALNIGAAAGPVLGALGLATGLGLLAPVWVASVLTAIALVIMLLTRRALTKTAAEAN, encoded by the coding sequence ATGCCTTTTGCCCTTTACATGCTTGCCCTGGCGGTCTTCGTCATGGGCACTTCAGAATTCATGCTCGCGGGATTGCTCCCCGCGATCGCGACCGAACTTGACGTCTCGGTCGGCACTGCGGGCCTGCTGACCTCCGCATTCGCAGTCGGTACGGTCGTCGGCGCGCCAGTGATGGCGGCATTCGCTCGCCGTTGGCCACCGCGGCTCACATTGATCGTTTGCCTTCTCGTGTTCGCGGGAAGCCACGTCATCGGAGCGATGACACCAGTGTTCTCTCTCCTGCTCATCACCCGGGTGCTCAGCGCTCTCGCAAACGCAGGATTCCTCGCCGTAGCACTGAGCACGGCCACTACCCTCGTGCCAGCGAACCAGAAGGGGCGTGCACTGTCGATCCTGCTCTCCGGCACGACGATCGCAACCGTCGTGGGCGTCCCCGCCGGGGCACTGCTCGGCACAGCGCTGGGCTGGCGAACGACGTTCTGGGCGATCGCCATCCTCTGTATTCCCGCGGCCGTTGGAGTCATTCGTGGCGTCACGAACAATGTTGGTCGGAGCGAGACTAGCGCGACCTCACCAAGGCTCCGTGTCGAGCTCAGCCAGTTGGCGACGCCGCGGCTCATCCTGGCCATGGCACTCGGAGCGCTGATCAACGGAGGGACCTTTGCGGCATTCACCTTCCTGGCACCCATCGTGACCGAGACCGCGGGCTTGGCCGAAGCGTGGGTGTCCGTCGCGCTGGTGATGTTCGGCATCGGATCGTTCCTTGGCGTCACGATCGCAGGACGACTATCAGATCAACGACCTGGCCTCGTGCTCGCAGTCGGCGGACCGCTATTGCTGACAGGCTGGATCGTGTTGGCAGTGGTCGCATCTCATCCCGTTGCGCTTATCGTCCTCGTCCTCGTTCAGGGATTCCTGTCGTTCGGCGTCGGCAGTACTCTGATCACGCGTGTGCTGTATGCAGCATCGGGTGCGCCAACGATGGGCGGTTCGTACGCAACCGCAGCATTGAATATCGGAGCTGCAGCGGGGCCCGTGCTTGGTGCGCTCGGGCTCGCGACCGGGCTGGGGCTGCTCGCGCCGGTTTGGGTCGCTTCGGTGCTGACAGCGATCGCTCTCGTCATCATGCTTCTCACCAGACGCGCGCTTACGAAGACCGCGGCGGAGGCCAATTGA
- a CDS encoding aminoglycoside O-phosphotransferase APH(6)-Id — translation MFMPPVFPAHWHVSQPVLIADTFSSLVWKVSLPDGTPAIVKGLKPIEDIADELRGADYLVWRNGRGAVRLLGRENNLMLLEYAGERMLSHIVAEHGDYQATEIAAELMAKLYAASEEPLPSALLPIRDRFAALFQRARDDQNAGCQTDYVHAAIIADQMMSNASELRGLHGDLHHENIMFSSRGWLVIDPVGLVGEVGFGAANMFYDPADRDDLCLDPRRIAQMADAFSRALDVDPRRLLDQAYAYGCLSAAWNADGEEEQRDLAIAAAIKQVRQTSY, via the coding sequence ATGTTCATGCCGCCTGTTTTTCCTGCTCATTGGCACGTTTCGCAACCTGTTCTCATTGCGGACACCTTTTCCAGCCTCGTTTGGAAAGTTTCATTGCCAGACGGGACTCCTGCAATCGTCAAGGGATTGAAACCTATAGAAGACATTGCTGATGAACTGCGCGGGGCCGACTATCTGGTATGGCGCAATGGGAGGGGAGCAGTCCGGTTGCTCGGTCGTGAGAACAATCTGATGTTGCTCGAATATGCCGGGGAGCGAATGCTCTCTCACATCGTTGCCGAGCACGGCGACTACCAGGCGACCGAAATTGCAGCGGAACTAATGGCGAAGCTGTATGCCGCATCTGAGGAACCCCTGCCTTCTGCCCTTCTCCCGATCCGGGATCGCTTTGCAGCTTTGTTTCAGCGGGCGCGCGATGATCAAAACGCAGGTTGTCAAACTGACTACGTCCACGCGGCGATTATAGCCGATCAAATGATGAGCAATGCCTCGGAACTGCGTGGGCTACATGGCGATCTGCATCATGAAAACATCATGTTCTCCAGTCGCGGCTGGCTGGTGATAGATCCCGTCGGTCTGGTCGGTGAAGTGGGCTTTGGCGCCGCCAATATGTTCTACGATCCGGCTGACAGAGACGACCTTTGTCTCGATCCTAGACGCATTGCACAGATGGCGGACGCATTCTCTCGTGCGCTGGACGTCGATCCGCGTCGCCTGCTCGACCAGGCGTACGCTTATGGGTGCCTTTCCGCAGCTTGGAACGCGGATGGAGAAGAGGAGCAACGCGATCTAGCTATCGCGGCCGCGATCAAGCAGGTGCGACAGACGTCATACTAG
- a CDS encoding IS6-like element IS26 family transposase, with amino-acid sequence MNPFKGRHFQRDIILWAVRWYCKYGISYRELQEMLAERGVNVDHSTIYRWVQRYAPEMEKRLRWYWRNPSDLCPWHMDETYVKVNGRWAYLYRAVDSRGRTVDFYLSSRRNSKAAYRFLGKILNNVKKWQIPRFINTDKAPAYGRALALLKREGRCPSDVEHRQIKYRNNVIECDHGKLKRIINATLGFKSMKTAYATIKGIEVMRALRKGQASAFYYGDPLGEMRLVSRVFEM; translated from the coding sequence ATGAACCCATTCAAAGGCCGGCATTTTCAGCGTGACATCATTCTGTGGGCCGTACGCTGGTACTGCAAATACGGCATCAGTTACCGTGAGCTGCAGGAGATGCTGGCTGAACGCGGAGTGAATGTCGATCACTCCACGATTTACCGCTGGGTTCAGCGTTATGCGCCTGAAATGGAAAAACGGCTGCGCTGGTACTGGCGTAACCCTTCCGATCTTTGCCCGTGGCACATGGATGAAACCTACGTGAAGGTCAATGGCCGCTGGGCGTATCTGTACCGGGCCGTCGACAGCCGGGGCCGCACTGTCGATTTTTATCTCTCCTCCCGTCGTAACAGCAAAGCTGCATACCGGTTTCTGGGTAAAATCCTCAACAACGTGAAGAAGTGGCAGATCCCGCGATTCATCAACACGGATAAAGCGCCCGCCTATGGTCGCGCGCTTGCTCTGCTCAAACGCGAAGGCCGGTGCCCGTCTGACGTTGAACACCGACAGATTAAGTACCGGAACAACGTGATTGAATGCGATCATGGCAAACTGAAACGGATAATCAACGCCACGCTGGGATTTAAATCCATGAAGACGGCTTACGCCACCATCAAAGGTATTGAGGTGATGCGTGCACTACGCAAAGGCCAGGCCTCAGCATTTTATTATGGTGATCCCCTGGGCGAAATGCGCCTGGTAAGCAGAGTTTTTGAAATGTAA
- the aph(3')-Ia gene encoding aminoglycoside O-phosphotransferase APH(3')-Ia: protein MSHIQRETSCSRPRLNSNLDADLYGYRWARDNVGQSGATIYRLYGKPNAPELFLKHGKGSVANDVTDEMVRLNWLTAFMPLPTIKHFIRTPDDAWLLTTAIPGKTAFQVLEEYPDSGENIVDALAVFLRRLHSIPVCNCPFNSDRVFRLAQAQSRMNNGLVDASDFDDERNGWPVEQVWKEMHKLLPFSPDSVVTHGDFSLDNLIFDEGKLIGCIDVGRVGIADRYQDLAILWNCLGEFSPSLQKRLFQKYGIDNPDMNKLQFHLMLDEFF, encoded by the coding sequence ATGAGCCATATTCAACGGGAAACGTCTTGCTCGAGGCCGCGATTAAATTCCAACCTGGATGCTGATTTATATGGGTATAGATGGGCTCGCGATAATGTCGGGCAATCAGGTGCGACAATCTATCGATTGTATGGGAAGCCCAATGCGCCAGAGTTGTTTCTGAAACATGGCAAAGGTAGCGTTGCCAATGATGTTACAGATGAGATGGTCAGACTAAACTGGCTGACGGCATTTATGCCTCTTCCGACCATCAAGCATTTTATCCGTACTCCTGATGATGCATGGTTACTCACCACTGCGATCCCCGGGAAAACAGCATTCCAGGTATTAGAAGAATATCCTGATTCAGGTGAAAATATTGTTGATGCGCTGGCAGTGTTCCTGCGCCGGTTGCATTCGATTCCTGTTTGTAATTGTCCTTTTAACAGCGATCGCGTATTTCGTCTCGCTCAGGCGCAATCACGAATGAATAACGGTTTGGTTGATGCTAGTGATTTTGATGACGAGCGTAATGGCTGGCCTGTTGAACAAGTCTGGAAAGAAATGCATAAGCTTTTGCCATTCTCACCGGATTCAGTCGTCACTCATGGTGATTTCTCACTTGATAACCTTATTTTTGACGAGGGGAAATTAATAGGTTGTATTGATGTTGGACGAGTCGGAATCGCAGACCGATACCAGGATCTTGCCATCCTATGGAACTGCCTCGGTGAGTTTTCTCCTTCATTACAGAAACGGCTTTTTCAAAAATATGGTATTGATAATCCTGATATGAATAAATTGCAGTTTCATTTGATGCTCGATGAGTTTTTCTGA
- a CDS encoding IS6-like element IS26 family transposase, giving the protein MNPFKGRHFQRDIILWAVRWYCKYGISYRELQEMLAERGVNVDHSTIYRWVQRYAPEMEKRLRWYWRNPSDLCPWHMDETYVKVNGRWAYLYRAVDSRGRTVDFYLSSRRNSKAAYRFLGKILNNVKKWQIPRFINTDKAPAYGRALALLKREGRCPSDVEHRQIKYRNNVIECDHGKLKRIIGATLGFKSMKTAYATIKGIEVMRALRKGQASAFYYGDPLGEMRLVSRVFEM; this is encoded by the coding sequence ATGAACCCATTCAAAGGCCGGCATTTTCAGCGTGACATCATTCTGTGGGCCGTACGCTGGTACTGCAAATACGGCATCAGTTACCGTGAGCTGCAGGAGATGCTGGCTGAACGCGGAGTGAATGTCGATCACTCCACGATTTACCGCTGGGTTCAGCGTTATGCGCCTGAAATGGAAAAACGGCTGCGCTGGTACTGGCGTAACCCTTCCGATCTTTGCCCGTGGCACATGGATGAAACCTACGTGAAGGTCAATGGCCGCTGGGCGTATCTGTACCGGGCCGTCGACAGCCGGGGCCGCACTGTCGATTTTTATCTCTCCTCCCGTCGTAACAGCAAAGCTGCATACCGGTTTCTGGGTAAAATCCTCAACAACGTGAAGAAGTGGCAGATCCCGCGATTCATCAACACGGATAAAGCGCCCGCCTATGGTCGCGCGCTTGCTCTGCTCAAACGCGAAGGCCGGTGCCCGTCTGACGTTGAACACCGACAGATTAAGTACCGGAACAACGTGATTGAATGCGATCATGGCAAACTGAAACGGATAATCGGCGCCACGCTGGGATTTAAATCCATGAAGACGGCTTACGCCACCATCAAAGGTATTGAGGTGATGCGTGCACTACGCAAAGGCCAGGCCTCAGCATTTTATTATGGTGATCCCCTGGGCGAAATGCGCCTGGTAAGCAGAGTTTTTGAAATGTAA
- a CDS encoding recombinase family protein, giving the protein MLIGYARVSKADGSQSLDLQHDALRAAGVERDNIYDDLASGGRDDRPGLTACLKSLRDGDVLVVWKLDRLGRSLAHLVNTVKELSDRKIGLRVLTGKGAQRHCCKVSDEAAFCLIQRPYISKTLLTRRISPRGSP; this is encoded by the coding sequence ATGCTGATCGGATATGCCCGCGTCTCCAAAGCCGATGGCTCGCAGTCTCTCGACCTGCAGCACGACGCCTTGCGCGCCGCAGGTGTCGAACGGGACAATATCTATGATGATCTTGCTTCCGGCGGTCGTGATGATCGCCCTGGCTTGACTGCCTGCCTCAAGTCATTGCGTGACGGCGATGTGCTGGTGGTCTGGAAGCTCGATCGCCTCGGACGATCGCTTGCCCATCTGGTCAACACGGTGAAGGAGCTGTCAGACCGCAAGATCGGCCTGCGGGTTCTGACTGGAAAGGGCGCTCAGAGGCACTGTTGCAAAGTTAGCGATGAGGCAGCCTTTTGTCTTATTCAAAGGCCTTACATTTCAAAAACTCTGCTTACCAGGCGCATTTCGCCCAGGGGATCACCATAA
- a CDS encoding Tn3 family transposase produces MPRRVTLTDRQKDALLRLPTSQTDLLKHYTLSDEDFGHIRLRRRAHNRFGFALQLCVLRYPGRVLAPGELIPAEVIEFIGAQLGLGADDLVDYAAREETRHEHLAELRGLYGFRTFSGRGASELKEWLFREAEMAVSNEDIARRFVAECRRTRTVLPATSTIERLCAAALVDAERRIETRIASRLPMSIREQLLALLEETADDRVTRFVWLRQFEPGSNSSSANRLLDRLEYLQRVDLPEDLLAGVPAHRVTRLRRQGERYYADGMRDLPEDRRLAILAVCVSEWQAMLADAVVETHDRIVGRLYRASERICHAKVADEAGVVRDTLKSFAEIGGALVDAQDDGQPLGDVIASGSGWDGLKTLVAMATRLTATMADDPLNHVLDGYHRFRRYAPRMLRLLDLRAAPVALPLLEAVTALRTGLNDAAMTSFLRPSSKWHRHLRAQRAGDARLWEIAVLFHLRDAFRSGDVWLTRSRRYGDLKHALVPAQAIAEGGRLAVPLRPEEWLADRQARLDMRLRELGRAARAGTIPGGSIENGVLHIEKLEAAAPTGAEDLVLDLYKQIPPTRITDLLLEVDAATGFTEAFTHLRTGAPCADRIGLMNVILAEGINLGLRKMADATNTHTFWELIRIGRWHVEGEAYDRALAMVVEAQAALPMARFWGMGTSASSDGQFFVATEQGEAMNLVNAKYGNTPGLKAYSHVSDQYAPFATQVIPATASEAPYILDGLLMNDAGRHIREQFTDTGGFTDHVFAACAILGYRFAPRIRDLPSKRLYAFNPSAAPAHLRALIGGKVNQAMIERNWPDILRIAATIAAGTVAPSQILRKLASYPRQNELATALREVGRVERTLFMIDWILDAELQRRAQIGLNKGEAHHALKRAISFHRRGEIRDRSAEGQHYRIAGMNLLAAIIIFWNTMKLGEVVANQKRDGKLLSPDLLAHVSPLGWEHINLTGEYRWPKP; encoded by the coding sequence ATGCCGCGTCGCGTCACTCTAACCGATCGGCAGAAAGACGCGCTGTTGCGCTTGCCGACTTCACAGACGGATTTGCTCAAGCACTATACGCTGAGTGATGAAGACTTTGGGCATATCAGGCTGCGTCGGCGCGCTCACAACAGGTTCGGCTTCGCCCTGCAATTGTGTGTCCTGCGCTATCCCGGCCGGGTGCTGGCTCCAGGCGAACTGATCCCTGCAGAGGTCATCGAATTTATCGGAGCGCAGCTTGGCCTGGGTGCCGACGATCTCGTAGACTATGCTGCCCGCGAGGAAACACGGCACGAGCATCTTGCCGAGTTACGGGGGCTCTACGGCTTCCGCACCTTCTCCGGACGTGGTGCGAGCGAGCTGAAGGAATGGTTGTTCCGAGAAGCCGAGATGGCGGTGTCGAACGAGGATATCGCCCGTCGCTTCGTAGCCGAGTGCCGACGCACCCGCACTGTCCTTCCCGCGACATCCACGATCGAGCGGCTTTGTGCCGCGGCTCTCGTCGATGCCGAGCGACGCATCGAGACGAGGATCGCCAGTCGGCTGCCTATGTCGATCCGAGAACAGTTGCTGGCATTGCTCGAGGAGACGGCTGATGATCGGGTGACCCGTTTTGTGTGGCTGCGCCAGTTCGAGCCTGGCTCGAACTCTTCGTCGGCCAACCGGCTGCTCGACCGGCTCGAATATCTGCAACGCGTCGATCTCCCCGAGGATCTGCTTGCCGGCGTTCCTGCCCATCGGGTGACTCGTCTGCGCAGGCAGGGTGAACGGTATTATGCCGACGGCATGCGCGATCTCCCGGAGGACAGGCGGCTTGCGATCTTGGCTGTTTGCGTCTCGGAATGGCAGGCGATGTTGGCCGACGCAGTGGTCGAAACCCACGACCGGATCGTCGGCCGTCTCTACCGTGCTTCGGAGCGTATTTGCCATGCAAAGGTCGCAGACGAAGCGGGGGTGGTGCGTGACACCCTGAAATCCTTCGCCGAGATCGGGGGCGCCCTGGTCGATGCACAGGATGATGGCCAGCCGCTGGGCGATGTCATCGCGAGTGGGTCAGGGTGGGACGGCTTAAAAACCCTTGTTGCAATGGCAACCAGGCTGACCGCCACCATGGCCGACGATCCGCTCAATCATGTGCTCGACGGTTATCACCGCTTCCGCCGATACGCTCCACGCATGTTGCGCCTGCTCGATCTGCGAGCTGCGCCCGTTGCACTGCCGCTTCTGGAAGCGGTGACGGCCCTTCGTACCGGTTTGAACGATGCCGCGATGACCAGCTTCTTGCGGCCCAGCTCGAAATGGCATCGCCACCTTCGGGCCCAGAGGGCTGGCGACGCTCGCCTATGGGAGATCGCGGTGCTGTTCCATCTGCGCGATGCGTTCCGCTCCGGAGATGTCTGGCTTACTAGGTCCCGGCGCTATGGCGATCTGAAACACGCACTCGTTCCGGCACAAGCCATCGCGGAAGGCGGTCGTCTCGCTGTGCCATTGCGGCCGGAGGAATGGCTGGCAGACCGGCAAGCTCGCCTCGACATGCGGTTGCGCGAGCTTGGCCGTGCCGCTCGCGCAGGCACGATCCCGGGCGGGTCGATTGAAAACGGCGTTCTGCATATCGAGAAACTCGAAGCCGCCGCGCCGACAGGCGCCGAAGATCTGGTGCTCGATCTCTACAAGCAGATCCCGCCCACGCGCATCACCGATCTCCTGCTGGAGGTGGATGCGGCGACCGGCTTCACCGAAGCGTTCACCCATCTGCGCACAGGAGCACCCTGCGCTGACCGGATCGGGCTAATGAACGTTATCTTGGCGGAAGGGATCAACCTCGGCTTGCGCAAAATGGCGGATGCGACAAACACCCACACCTTCTGGGAATTGATCCGCATTGGACGGTGGCATGTCGAGGGCGAAGCCTATGACCGGGCGCTGGCCATGGTGGTCGAGGCACAGGCAGCGTTACCCATGGCCCGGTTCTGGGGCATGGGCACGTCGGCTTCGAGCGACGGACAGTTCTTCGTCGCTACAGAGCAAGGTGAGGCCATGAACCTGGTCAACGCGAAATATGGCAATACCCCGGGCCTGAAAGCCTATAGCCACGTCTCCGACCAATATGCGCCGTTCGCAACCCAGGTGATTCCTGCAACGGCAAGCGAAGCGCCTTACATCCTCGATGGCCTGCTGATGAACGATGCTGGACGCCATATCCGCGAGCAGTTCACCGACACGGGCGGCTTCACCGATCACGTCTTTGCCGCATGTGCCATTCTCGGCTACCGGTTCGCTCCGCGCATCCGCGACCTGCCATCCAAACGGCTCTACGCGTTCAATCCGTCGGCCGCCCCGGCGCACCTGCGAGCGTTGATCGGCGGAAAGGTCAACCAAGCCATGATCGAGCGCAATTGGCCCGACATCCTGCGCATCGCCGCCACCATTGCTGCCGGGACCGTCGCGCCAAGCCAGATTCTGCGGAAACTCGCCTCCTATCCGCGGCAGAACGAGCTCGCGACAGCCCTGCGGGAAGTCGGTCGCGTCGAGCGCACCCTGTTCATGATCGACTGGATTCTGGATGCCGAACTCCAACGGCGTGCCCAGATCGGGCTCAACAAAGGCGAAGCTCATCATGCGCTGAAGCGGGCAATCAGCTTCCACCGCCGCGGTGAAATCCGCGACCGTTCCGCCGAAGGCCAGCATTACCGCATCGCCGGCATGAATCTGCTCGCCGCCATCATCATCTTCTGGAACACCATGAAGCTCGGCGAGGTCGTTGCAAACCAGAAACGCGATGGAAAGCTGCTATCGCCCGATCTCTTGGCCCATGTTTCGCCGCTCGGATGGGAACACATCAATCTCACCGGAGAATATCGCTGGCCAAAGCCTTAG
- the secE gene encoding preprotein translocase subunit SecE, whose amino-acid sequence MSDEKQPSTGAARPTGKRQLSGAATTSTESYNDKRVVRVEDKKEESAGGSVASFPGEVASEIKKVVWPTGKEMVQYVLVTFAFLIILTALVWGVDTLTGLGVEAVLAP is encoded by the coding sequence GTGAGCGATGAAAAGCAGCCGAGCACCGGGGCCGCACGCCCAACCGGCAAGCGTCAGCTCTCTGGCGCAGCAACCACCTCTACTGAGTCCTACAACGACAAGCGCGTCGTGCGTGTCGAGGATAAGAAGGAAGAATCTGCTGGCGGCTCTGTGGCGTCCTTCCCGGGCGAGGTCGCTTCTGAAATCAAGAAGGTTGTCTGGCCTACCGGTAAGGAAATGGTCCAGTACGTTCTCGTGACCTTCGCCTTCCTCATTATTCTCACCGCGTTGGTGTGGGGCGTGGACACGCTTACCGGCCTCGGAGTTGAAGCAGTCCTCGCGCCTTAG
- the nusG gene encoding transcription termination/antitermination protein NusG produces MSDETTGTSLEQAMIDNVQDQASEAVEAAEVNAEETADAVATSEAAGASEGTDAAAEEPQEQQDELSPEEKEAAEKEAAAKAAEAALGGSGEGEETSESASADTAAADAEYKTRLRAFTRELKKQPGQWYIIQCYSGYENKVKTNLDMRAQTLEVEDSIFDVVVPVEQVIEKKDGKKKVVKRKLLPGYVLVRMELNDAAWSVVRDTPGVTSFVGNEGNATPVKIRDVAKFLMPNDATVDPESSAADSEGEQVVAMPEKEAAKAYAHDFEVGEAVTILSGPLASVSATISEIDPETGKMQGLVSIFGRETPVELSPTEIERIS; encoded by the coding sequence ATGAGCGACGAAACCACCGGCACTTCCCTTGAGCAGGCCATGATCGACAACGTCCAGGACCAAGCCTCCGAGGCTGTGGAAGCAGCCGAGGTTAATGCTGAGGAAACCGCTGATGCTGTAGCTACCTCCGAGGCCGCTGGCGCCTCTGAGGGTACTGACGCTGCTGCTGAGGAGCCGCAGGAACAGCAGGATGAGCTGTCCCCTGAGGAGAAGGAAGCCGCCGAGAAGGAGGCTGCGGCGAAGGCAGCGGAGGCCGCGCTGGGAGGCAGCGGTGAGGGCGAGGAGACGTCGGAAAGCGCATCTGCGGATACCGCCGCAGCAGATGCTGAGTACAAGACCCGCCTGCGTGCCTTTACCCGCGAGCTGAAGAAGCAGCCGGGCCAGTGGTACATCATTCAGTGCTACTCCGGCTACGAAAACAAGGTGAAGACCAACCTGGACATGCGTGCCCAGACCCTCGAGGTAGAGGACTCCATCTTCGACGTCGTCGTGCCAGTCGAGCAGGTGATTGAAAAGAAGGACGGCAAGAAGAAGGTTGTGAAGCGTAAGCTGCTGCCGGGTTACGTGCTTGTGCGCATGGAGCTTAACGACGCCGCGTGGTCCGTCGTCCGCGATACCCCGGGCGTAACCTCCTTCGTGGGCAACGAAGGCAATGCTACTCCGGTGAAGATCCGCGATGTGGCCAAGTTCCTCATGCCGAACGATGCCACCGTGGATCCCGAGAGCTCGGCTGCTGATTCCGAAGGCGAGCAGGTCGTCGCTATGCCGGAGAAGGAGGCCGCTAAGGCGTACGCCCACGACTTCGAGGTGGGCGAGGCAGTCACCATCCTGTCTGGTCCGCTGGCGTCGGTGTCCGCCACTATTTCAGAAATCGACCCGGAAACCGGCAAGATGCAGGGCTTGGTGTCCATCTTTGGCCGCGAGACCCCGGTGGAGCTGTCCCCGACGGAGATCGAGCGCATCTCCTAA
- the rplK gene encoding 50S ribosomal protein L11 produces MAPKKKVTGLIKLQIEAGAANPAPPVGPALGAHGVNIMEFCKAYNAATESQRGNVVPVEITVYEDRSFDFKLKTPPAAKLLLKAAGIKKGSGVPHTDKVGSVTWDQCKEIAQTKFEDLNARDIDNGARIIAGTARSMGITVDGIPAK; encoded by the coding sequence ATGGCTCCCAAGAAGAAGGTTACCGGCCTGATCAAGCTCCAGATCGAGGCAGGCGCTGCTAACCCGGCTCCGCCGGTTGGTCCGGCACTCGGTGCCCACGGCGTCAACATCATGGAGTTCTGCAAGGCCTACAACGCTGCGACCGAGTCCCAGCGCGGCAACGTCGTGCCGGTGGAAATCACCGTCTACGAGGACCGTTCCTTCGACTTCAAGCTGAAGACCCCGCCGGCAGCGAAGCTCCTGCTCAAGGCTGCGGGCATCAAGAAGGGCTCCGGCGTTCCGCACACCGACAAGGTCGGCTCCGTGACCTGGGATCAGTGCAAGGAGATTGCACAGACCAAGTTCGAGGACCTCAACGCTCGTGACATCGACAACGGCGCCCGCATCATCGCTGGTACCGCTCGCTCCATGGGCATCACCGTTGACGGCATCCCGGCTAAGTAA
- the rplA gene encoding 50S ribosomal protein L1, with translation MSTKSKAYKAAAELVDRSRLYRPIEAAKLAKETASKNFDATVDVVFRLGVDPRKADQLVRGTVSLPNGTGKDVRVAVFAEGDKAEEAKAAGADIVGTDELITAINEGNIDFDVAIATPDQMAKVGRVARVLGPRGLMPNPKTGTVTADVTKAVADVKGGKISFRVDKASNLHAIIGKASFDAEKLAENYGALYDEILRLKPASAKGIYAKKITISTTSGPGIPVDASVEKNYTE, from the coding sequence ATGAGCACCAAGTCCAAGGCATACAAGGCTGCCGCTGAGCTGGTAGACCGCTCCCGCCTCTACCGCCCGATCGAGGCCGCCAAGCTGGCCAAGGAGACCGCCTCCAAGAACTTCGACGCCACCGTAGACGTTGTCTTCCGTCTCGGCGTTGACCCGCGTAAGGCTGACCAGCTGGTTCGCGGTACCGTTTCCCTGCCGAACGGCACCGGTAAGGACGTCCGCGTCGCCGTCTTCGCTGAGGGCGACAAGGCTGAGGAAGCTAAGGCTGCTGGCGCCGACATCGTTGGTACCGACGAGCTGATCACCGCCATCAACGAGGGCAACATCGATTTCGACGTTGCTATCGCTACCCCGGACCAGATGGCCAAGGTTGGCCGCGTTGCCCGCGTCTTGGGCCCGCGTGGTCTCATGCCGAACCCGAAGACCGGCACCGTCACCGCTGACGTGACCAAGGCTGTTGCTGACGTCAAGGGCGGTAAGATCTCGTTCCGCGTGGACAAGGCTTCCAACCTGCACGCCATCATCGGTAAGGCTTCCTTCGACGCTGAGAAGCTGGCTGAGAACTACGGCGCGCTGTACGACGAGATCCTCCGTCTCAAGCCGGCCTCCGCCAAGGGCATCTACGCCAAGAAGATCACCATCTCCACCACTTCCGGTCCGGGCATCCCGGTCGACGCTTCCGTGGAGAAGAACTACACCGAGTAA